A region from the Nematostella vectensis chromosome 13, jaNemVect1.1, whole genome shotgun sequence genome encodes:
- the LOC116603289 gene encoding histone H3, whose amino-acid sequence MARTKQTARKSTGGKAPRKQLATKAARKSAPATGGVKKPHRYRPGTVALREIRRYQKSTELLIRKLPFQRLVREIAQDFKTDLRFQSSAVMALQEASEAYLVGLFEDTNLCAIHAKRVTIMPKDIQLARRIRGERA is encoded by the coding sequence ATGGCTCGTACCAAGCAAACCGCCCGTAAATCTACCGGAGGAAAGGCTCCCCGTAAGCAGCTCGCCACCAAGGCAGCACGTAAAAGTGCTCCCGCCACCGGTGGAGTGAAGAAGCCTCATCGTTACAGGCCCGGTACCGTCGCTCTCCGAGAGATCCGTCGCTACCAGAAGTCGACTGAGCTTCTGATCCGCAAGCTGCCCTTCCAGCGTCTGGTCCGTGAGATCGCTCAGGACTTCAAGACCGACCTGCGCTTTCAGAGCTCCGCCGTGATGGCTCTTCAGGAGGCTAGCGAGGCTTATCTCGTTGGTCTGTTTGAGGACACCAACTTGTGCGCCATCCACGCCAAGCGAGTCACCATCATGCCCAAGGACATCCAGCTTGCCCGCCGCATCCGTGGCGAGAGAGCGTAA
- the LOC116603288 gene encoding histone H2A-like, producing MSGRGKGKAKGTKSKTRSSRAGLQFPVGRIHRHLRKGNYAERVGAGAPVYMAAVLEYLSAEILELAGNAARDNKKTRIIPRHLQLAVRNDEELNRLLNGVTIAQGGVLPNIQAVLLPKKTEKKAAPGKKGSQSQEF from the coding sequence ATGTCTGGTCGTGGCAAAGGCAAAGCTAAGGGCACCAAGTCCAAGACTCGTTCATCCCGTGCCGGGCTTCAGTTCCCCGTCGGTCGTATCCACCGTCATCTGCGCAAAGGCAACTACGCCGAGCGTGTTGGTGCTGGCGCACCGGTCTACATGGCCGCCGTGCTCGAGTACCTGAGCGCTGAGATCCTCGAGTTGGCCGGCAACGCTGCCCGCGACAACAAGAAGACCAGGATCATCCCCCGTCACTTGCAGTTGGCCGTCAGGAACGACGAGGAGTTGAACAGGCTGCTCAACGGTGTCACCATCGCTCAGGGTGGTGTGCTGCCCAACATCCAGGCCGTGCTTCTTCCCAAGAAGACCGAGAAGAAGGCAGCACCTGGAAAGAAGGGCTCTCAATCTCAAGAATTCTAA